The following coding sequences are from one Clostridioides difficile ATCC 9689 = DSM 1296 window:
- a CDS encoding PIG-L family deacetylase gives MESKTKYIGISILILLMIFLIAKNFNGKLEIPIPESNSRKFKSAAVFYPQHQDDEVLWGGSAIVDAIKQCGVDNVYVVLVSDGSGVNVFKANTKFRNLTRKQKEELRNNEFKSALRELGVKPQNVIILADIDKKEGIHYELMEKTILDFEHKFKGNVTHIAHHYKYDDHIMHRKNGEVLKKLKREGKIKDDLYFVKPKYVKYIPRNERAIYKAMDFDDYNKVKSACYEYKVVNSKRKMYGIGYISAHSYFEHLLNDPELTSVLSED, from the coding sequence ATGGAAAGTAAAACGAAGTACATAGGAATAAGTATATTAATATTATTGATGATATTTTTAATTGCAAAGAATTTTAACGGAAAACTTGAAATACCTATTCCTGAGAGTAATAGTAGAAAATTTAAATCAGCAGCAGTGTTTTATCCTCAACATCAAGATGATGAGGTTTTATGGGGAGGAAGTGCCATTGTAGATGCTATAAAACAGTGTGGTGTTGATAATGTATATGTGGTATTAGTATCAGATGGTTCTGGAGTTAACGTTTTCAAAGCTAACACAAAATTTAGAAATTTAACTAGGAAGCAAAAGGAAGAACTTAGAAATAACGAGTTTAAATCAGCTTTGAGAGAGCTTGGAGTGAAACCTCAAAATGTGATTATACTTGCAGATATAGATAAAAAGGAAGGCATACATTATGAATTAATGGAAAAGACTATATTGGATTTTGAACATAAGTTTAAAGGCAATGTGACCCATATAGCCCATCACTATAAGTATGATGACCATATAATGCATAGAAAGAATGGGGAAGTTTTAAAGAAACTTAAACGTGAAGGTAAGATAAAAGATGACTTGTATTTTGTTAAGCCAAAATATGTAAAGTATATACCAAGAAATGAAAGAGCTATCTATAAAGCAATGGATTTTGATGACTACAATAAGGTTAAGAGTGCTTGTTATGAATATAAGGTTGTAAATTCAAAGCGTAAAATGTATGGTATAGGATATATTTCGGCACATAGTTATTTTGAACATCTTCTAAATGACCCTGAACTTACGTCTGTATTAAGTGAAGATTAA
- a CDS encoding class I SAM-dependent methyltransferase: MSQYSDFAFVYDELMNEVDYNGWVKYIEDIIDSEGVKVKNILELACGTGNLTIPLAKKNYDIAGIDISDEMLSVAREKAEKEGVELVLLQQDISELDFEISDLDCVLCACDGFNYITYDDDLENVFSKTYELLKKDGIFIFDISSFYKLANILGNNMYGENREDIAYMWQNYFDEEENLIEMELTFFIKDECGKFERFEEIHQQRAYTEDEIVDMLEKSGFKDIKYYGDFTFDKPSEESQRIFFVCKK; the protein is encoded by the coding sequence ATGAGTCAATATAGTGATTTTGCGTTTGTATATGATGAACTTATGAATGAAGTTGATTATAATGGTTGGGTTAAATATATAGAAGATATAATAGATAGTGAAGGTGTAAAAGTAAAAAATATATTGGAATTGGCATGTGGTACGGGTAATCTTACAATTCCATTGGCTAAAAAAAATTACGATATAGCTGGTATAGATATATCTGATGAGATGCTTAGTGTAGCAAGAGAAAAGGCAGAAAAAGAAGGAGTAGAATTAGTTTTACTTCAACAAGATATATCAGAGCTTGATTTTGAAATATCTGATTTGGACTGTGTACTTTGTGCTTGTGATGGATTTAATTATATAACTTATGATGATGATTTGGAAAATGTATTTTCAAAGACATATGAATTATTAAAGAAAGATGGAATATTCATATTTGATATAAGTTCTTTTTATAAATTAGCCAACATATTGGGAAATAACATGTATGGAGAAAATAGAGAAGATATAGCGTATATGTGGCAAAATTACTTTGATGAAGAAGAGAATCTAATTGAAATGGAACTTACATTCTTTATTAAAGATGAATGTGGAAAGTTTGAAAGATTTGAAGAGATACACCAACAAAGAGCATATACTGAAGATGAGATAGTTGATATGCTTGAAAAATCTGGATTTAAGGATATAAAATATTATGGGGATTTTACATTTGACAAACCTAGTGAAGAAAGTCAAAGAATCTTCTTTGTATGTAAAAAATAA
- a CDS encoding ATP-binding cassette domain-containing protein, which translates to MNNEFIILKGCKENNLNNISLKIPKRKITIFTGVSGSGKSSIVFETIAKESQRQLNERFSTFVRSFLPKYGEVKADCIENLSTPIIIDQSRLGGNSRSTLGTITDVNSFLRALYSRFGSEYIGNANMFSFNNIDGMCPHCHGLGKKLVPNMNQILDMNKSLNEGAILLSGFGVGSWHWNIFAESGFFDINKRICDYSEVELEKFLHGKAEKIKIENAGQTNMTYEGLMVKFNRLYLSREGEISEATKKKLSKLLIEDRCPICDGRRLNERVYRSLINGYNIADLTSMQIDELAEVIKSIDEAEAQPLIKGIIEKLNSIIDIGLGYLTLDRETSSLSGGESQRIKMVKYLNSNLVDLMYIFDEPSVGLHPKDVYKLNNLLKKLRDKGNTIIVVEHDPDVIKIADHIVDVGPKAGKYGGEVVYEGSYENLLTSGTLTGNALSKFLPIKESVREHSGYLEVKNCNKNNLKNVSIKIPKGVLTLVTGVAGAGKSTLIKDEFLKQNPSAVLIDQSPVSANSRSSLATYSGIMNNIRSIFSKTNGVNASLFSSNSEGACDNCKGSGIVEMNLAFMESIKSTCNVCEGKKFKKEVLEYRFQGKNIIEVLEMSVLDAIEFFNLKQIKTKLQCIEKMGIGYLTLGQTLDTLSGGECQRLKLASELNKESSVYILDEPTTGLHMADIENFISIIEEIVDNGNTVIIIEHNIDVIKRADWIIELGPEGGTKGGRVIFEGIPKQLCNNKISLTAKYIV; encoded by the coding sequence ATGAACAATGAATTTATAATTTTAAAAGGTTGCAAAGAGAACAATTTGAACAATATTTCCTTAAAAATACCAAAAAGAAAAATAACCATATTCACAGGGGTGTCGGGTTCTGGAAAGTCATCTATTGTATTTGAGACAATTGCAAAAGAATCACAACGCCAACTAAATGAAAGGTTTAGTACATTTGTAAGAAGTTTTTTACCTAAGTATGGAGAGGTTAAAGCTGATTGTATAGAAAATTTGTCAACACCAATTATCATAGACCAAAGTAGACTTGGTGGAAATTCAAGGTCAACCCTAGGTACTATTACAGATGTAAATTCCTTTTTAAGAGCTTTATATTCAAGGTTTGGTAGTGAGTATATAGGTAATGCCAATATGTTTTCTTTTAATAATATTGATGGTATGTGCCCACACTGTCATGGGCTTGGAAAAAAGCTAGTTCCTAATATGAACCAAATTCTTGATATGAATAAATCATTAAATGAAGGTGCTATATTGCTTTCAGGGTTTGGAGTGGGTTCTTGGCATTGGAATATATTCGCTGAATCAGGATTTTTTGATATTAATAAGAGGATATGTGATTATTCAGAAGTAGAATTGGAAAAGTTTTTGCATGGTAAAGCAGAAAAGATTAAGATAGAAAATGCTGGTCAAACTAACATGACATATGAGGGACTAATGGTTAAATTTAATCGCCTATACTTAAGTAGAGAGGGAGAAATATCTGAAGCTACTAAGAAAAAATTGAGTAAACTTCTTATAGAAGATAGATGTCCTATATGTGATGGAAGAAGACTTAATGAAAGAGTATATAGGTCTTTAATTAATGGTTATAATATAGCAGATTTAACTAGTATGCAAATTGATGAATTGGCTGAAGTTATTAAAAGTATAGATGAGGCAGAAGCACAACCTTTAATTAAAGGAATAATAGAAAAGTTAAACAGTATCATAGATATAGGTCTTGGATATTTAACACTGGATAGAGAGACATCTTCTCTATCAGGAGGGGAATCTCAGCGTATAAAGATGGTTAAGTATTTAAATAGTAATCTTGTAGATTTAATGTATATTTTTGATGAACCAAGTGTAGGACTTCATCCAAAAGATGTGTATAAATTAAATAATCTTTTAAAAAAATTGCGTGATAAAGGGAATACAATTATAGTTGTTGAACATGACCCAGATGTTATTAAGATTGCAGACCATATTGTAGATGTAGGACCAAAGGCAGGTAAGTATGGTGGAGAAGTTGTGTATGAAGGCAGTTATGAAAATCTACTTACAAGTGGTACTTTGACAGGGAATGCTTTAAGTAAATTTCTTCCTATTAAAGAAAGTGTAAGAGAACATAGTGGATATTTAGAAGTTAAAAATTGTAATAAAAACAATTTAAAAAATGTATCGATTAAGATACCTAAAGGTGTATTGACTTTAGTTACTGGAGTAGCAGGAGCAGGTAAAAGTACGTTGATTAAGGATGAATTTTTAAAGCAAAATCCTAGTGCTGTACTTATAGACCAAAGCCCTGTTTCAGCAAATTCAAGGTCGAGTTTGGCAACATATAGTGGAATTATGAACAACATAAGAAGCATATTTTCAAAAACAAATGGCGTAAATGCTTCTTTATTCAGTTCAAATTCAGAAGGAGCTTGTGATAACTGTAAGGGTTCTGGAATAGTAGAAATGAATCTTGCTTTTATGGAGAGTATAAAGAGTACCTGCAATGTTTGTGAAGGTAAAAAATTTAAAAAAGAAGTTTTAGAATATAGGTTTCAAGGGAAGAATATAATTGAAGTTCTTGAAATGTCTGTTTTAGACGCAATTGAGTTTTTTAATTTAAAACAGATTAAAACGAAATTACAATGTATTGAAAAAATGGGTATTGGATACCTTACTTTAGGACAAACTCTTGATACTTTGTCTGGAGGAGAGTGTCAAAGATTAAAGCTTGCTAGTGAATTAAATAAGGAAAGTTCAGTGTATATATTAGATGAACCAACAACAGGTCTTCATATGGCTGATATTGAGAATTTTATAAGTATAATTGAAGAGATTGTAGATAATGGAAATACGGTCATAATAATTGAACACAATATAGATGTAATTAAAAGAGCTGATTGGATTATTGAGCTGGGACCTGAAGGAGGAACAAAAGGCGGGAGAGTAATATTTGAAGGTATTCCAAAACAATTATGTAACAATAAAATATCATTAACAGCAAAATATATAGTATAA
- the hslO gene encoding Hsp33 family molecular chaperone HslO: MRDYVLRATSGNGQVRAFVATTRNTVEEARRLHETTKVATAALGRTLTATSIMGLMMKNDSDKLTVIIKGGGPIGTIIATSDSKGMVKGYVGNPQVEVEDYPNGKLNVAAAVGTEGVVKVIKDLGLREPYNGTYPLVSGEIAEDFTYYFAVSEQTPSVVALGVLTKEDEVEFAGGFIVQLMPDAEEETIAKLEENVAKLPSITNMLKEGKSPEDILNIVLDGLEPKILDTCEVGFMCECSKERVKTALVAIGKKSLAQIIEEDKKAEVGCQFCNKKYMYSEEELLEILKEM; the protein is encoded by the coding sequence ATGAGAGATTATGTACTAAGAGCGACATCAGGAAATGGTCAAGTTAGAGCATTTGTCGCAACTACTAGAAATACAGTAGAAGAAGCTAGAAGATTACATGAAACTACAAAAGTAGCAACAGCAGCACTTGGAAGAACATTAACAGCCACATCTATAATGGGATTAATGATGAAAAATGATAGTGATAAATTGACTGTAATAATAAAAGGTGGAGGTCCAATTGGAACTATTATCGCCACATCAGACTCTAAGGGAATGGTAAAAGGATATGTAGGAAATCCACAAGTAGAGGTTGAAGACTATCCAAATGGAAAGTTAAATGTAGCAGCAGCAGTAGGTACAGAAGGTGTTGTAAAAGTTATAAAAGACTTAGGTCTTAGAGAACCATATAATGGGACTTATCCATTGGTAAGTGGAGAAATTGCAGAAGACTTTACTTATTATTTTGCTGTATCAGAGCAGACTCCATCAGTAGTAGCTTTAGGTGTTCTTACAAAAGAAGATGAAGTAGAGTTTGCTGGAGGATTTATAGTTCAATTAATGCCAGATGCAGAAGAAGAGACTATTGCTAAGTTAGAGGAAAATGTAGCTAAATTACCTTCTATAACTAACATGTTAAAAGAAGGAAAATCACCAGAGGATATATTAAATATTGTTTTGGATGGTTTGGAACCTAAAATACTTGATACCTGTGAAGTTGGGTTTATGTGTGAATGTTCAAAAGAAAGAGTAAAAACTGCTTTGGTTGCAATTGGTAAAAAATCATTGGCTCAAATAATAGAAGAAGATAAAAAAGCAGAAGTTGGTTGCCAGTTCTGTAATAAGAAGTATATGTATAGTGAAGAAGAGTTGCTTGAAATTTTAAAGGAAATGTAG
- a CDS encoding small, acid-soluble spore protein, alpha/beta type encodes MKEKVQREKKITNGKNTKILTNDDIMKYEIASELGLMDKVGERGWAGLTAKEAGRIGGMLTSRKKRLKKIVEEQNKKDESI; translated from the coding sequence TTGAAAGAAAAAGTACAAAGAGAAAAGAAGATAACTAATGGCAAGAATACTAAAATATTGACAAATGATGATATAATGAAATATGAGATAGCCTCAGAACTAGGTCTTATGGATAAAGTTGGTGAACGTGGATGGGCAGGACTTACAGCTAAGGAAGCAGGAAGAATTGGAGGTATGCTTACATCACGCAAAAAGAGGCTTAAAAAGATTGTGGAGGAGCAGAATAAAAAGGATGAGTCAATATAG